The sequence below is a genomic window from Persephonella sp..
AGAAAACCTGTTTTTCTACCAGAGGCAGGATAAGAAAAATAAGGTGAGAAAAAAACAGGCAGTTTACAAAACCTTAAGGAGATGTTGTAAAACTCAACTTTATCGTCCTTTATCAAGATGCCCTTTTTTGTTTTTATATACCAGTCGTACTCTTCAAAGGAACATGTTGAAAACTCTCCATCATAAAAGATGTATTTTTCCTTTAATTTTTTTATTTTTTCTGCTTTTATGTAGTAATACTTTTCTACAACACCTTTAACATTAAAAAATTCCCCGTTGTTCCCTTCCTCATCAATCCAGCCTTTTTCTGCCTTCAGATCAAATCTATCGGTCTTTAGGTGTATGTTTCCTTCCAGATGGATTATTCTGTTTTTTTTGTTGTATATTATCTTATCTGCCTCTAAAATTCTGTTTCCGTATTTAACAATAACATCTCCTTCAGCCAGTATTTCTCCTGATTTTTTTCTCTCTATTTTCTGGGCTTCTATAGAAACAGGGACTTTACTGAAGGAAAACAGAAAAAGACCTAATACACCAAAAATTGTTATTATATATCTGCCCAAGTAATTTCCTCACAAACTTTTGTAGGATAAATATTATATCGGAGTTTCCAATGGAAAAACCAAGAGAATGGCTAAGGGAAAAAAGTATAGCAAAAAAGGTGCTTTCGCAGGCTAATGTAATATTTGAGGTTGTTGATGCGAGAATACCTCTTGAAACGAGAAACAAGGTGATAGAAGAACTGGCCTCCAATCAGAACAAGAAGCTTTTTGTGATAATAAACAAAGCTGACCTTGTTCCGAAAAAATTTGCAAAAAAGGCAAAAGAAGAAATACAGAAAGAATACCCTGCAGTTTTATTTTCTGCACACAAAAATATTGGGAAAAAAGAGTTGGACAGGATCATTAGGGATCTGTCAAAAGAAGGCAAAATAATTAAAATAGGGGTGTTAGGTTATCCAAATGTTGGAAAATCTTCTCTAATAAACAGTCTGAAAAAAAGAAAAGTTGCGACAACATCTCCAAAACCTGGAATGACGAGAGGAGAAAAACTTATAAAACTCTCAAAAAATGTATATCTTATAGATACACCGGGAATTATCACACTTGAATATCAGGAAGATCTTGCACTTAAAGGATCATGGATCCCTGAAAAACTTGAACAACCTGTTGAGGTTGCCCTCAAACTTATTCAAAAAATAACAGATGAGAGACCTGATGGGATAAAAGAAACTTATGGTGTTGAACCTGAAGAAGATCCATTAAAAACCCTTGAAAAAATAGGTCAGAGACTTAACTACCGCACGTCAGGCGGGTTGGTAGATATAGAAAGAACAGCTAAAAAAATTTTATGGGACTGGATAAAAGGAAACATTAAAGCTTACTGGCTTTAAACCTTGAACATCGATATCTTTTTTGCTATCTCCCTCTGCCGATCCATTATGTATTTTGCTATTTTGTCCCTGTCTTTCTGTTTTACCTCTGTAAATTTTATGCCTATTCTTATAACACCTTTTCCTGCTTTTCTTCTGTATACAACAATACCTTTTAGTTTTACAGTATCATTTCTTAATTTTATCTCAAACTGACATTCTTTCCCTTCCTGAATACACTCTTTTTCTTCTTCAGAGGTTATTATGCCAACTCCTGCCTCACTAATATCATCTGCATAAAGCTTGTAACCGTTTATCATTACCAAAATAGGATCTTTATCAGATGTTTTTACCCTTACGTATGTTCTATTAAGTTTCTGATCCAGAGCATAAGAAGGGAAAGATGTTGCTATCTCCTTCTGATCATAGGCTATAACTGTAAGAATGTAAACCTCACCGTTATGCTTAAAGTATATATGCCTTGTTTCCTTTAAGGTAGGAAGTATCTTTTTATCTGCTTTCCATATTATCTGTTCAAGGGTTTCATCTATATCAATAATCTCAATAGTTCCGGTAATAGGAACCTCTTCATAGAAAACAGCCACTTCAAGCTTCTTTTTTCTCTTTATCTCACCTATAAGCTTCCATAAAGATTTTGAATCCTTCAATTTTCTCTTCTATACTTATTTTCGGAGGAAACAATGTCTATTATAGACTATATGGAAATTTCTTTCATAAAAGGGATAGGAAACAGGCTGATTAAAAAGATAGTTGATAGATATGGAAGTATAGGAGTAATCCTTAAAAATCCAGAAGTTTTAAAGGAGGATTTTGGAGACAAACTGTATGAACT
It includes:
- a CDS encoding PilZ domain-containing protein, yielding MKDSKSLWKLIGEIKRKKKLEVAVFYEEVPITGTIEIIDIDETLEQIIWKADKKILPTLKETRHIYFKHNGEVYILTVIAYDQKEIATSFPSYALDQKLNRTYVRVKTSDKDPILVMINGYKLYADDISEAGVGIITSEEEKECIQEGKECQFEIKLRNDTVKLKGIVVYRRKAGKGVIRIGIKFTEVKQKDRDKIAKYIMDRQREIAKKISMFKV
- a CDS encoding GTPase — protein: MEKPREWLREKSIAKKVLSQANVIFEVVDARIPLETRNKVIEELASNQNKKLFVIINKADLVPKKFAKKAKEEIQKEYPAVLFSAHKNIGKKELDRIIRDLSKEGKIIKIGVLGYPNVGKSSLINSLKKRKVATTSPKPGMTRGEKLIKLSKNVYLIDTPGIITLEYQEDLALKGSWIPEKLEQPVEVALKLIQKITDERPDGIKETYGVEPEEDPLKTLEKIGQRLNYRTSGGLVDIERTAKKILWDWIKGNIKAYWL